From Penicillium psychrofluorescens genome assembly, chromosome: 1, one genomic window encodes:
- a CDS encoding uncharacterized protein (ID:PFLUO_000347-T1.cds;~source:funannotate) codes for MGGVFSSIKHVYVDLSAVISEISQTKQSFDALVSRVSTSILPVPNPSKSFWQEDPPFPNLVDVQSPNLPATADVVIIGSGISGASVAYALFKQSHKNANSASPPKVVVLEARSLCSGATGRNGGHIKFSPYLEYAGLKARFGAKNAKKLVAFQIRHLAVLLDLVHKSEKLEISEVREVQTVDTFTDEKKWNDAKRMVQDLRQDAPDLAEDIVVHEGIEACEELQIDPQHCYGIIAYKAGALWPYRFVTALYESLLSAYSSTFSIETNTPATEVRVNSDDPRRPFTIHTPRGKITATHVVHATDAFAANLLPGLKGKIFPMRGHMTAQEPGTLFPKLDGSRSWSLIHKRGFDYITQRPGAGGELMAGGGVVQSPEKGVDEFGIWRDDKSSYSIAAYLHGLLPTIFGAHNWGADNGTRVKMAWTGCMGFTPDLLPYVGILDPKITQRKAPSPTKEGKQPAEWISAGFQGEGMVLAWLSGIAVGLMLVGGENEVFEEAPGIPGGKISEWLPQEFVCSKRRVNGASVSDLAMLL; via the exons ATGGGAGGTGTTTTCTCCAGCATAAAACACGTTTATGTCGACCTGAGCGCCGTGATCTCCGAAATCAGCCAAACCAAACAATCATTTGACGCGCTGGTTTCTCGCGTCTCCACTTCAATACTTCCCGTGCCAAATCCATCCAAATCATtttggcaagaagacccGCCGTTCCCGAATTTAGTTGATGTCCAGTCTCCAAATCTGCCAGCGACAGCTGATGTTGTCATCATCGGCTCCGGCATCTCAGGCGCCAGTGTGGCATATGCACTTTTCAAGCAGTCGCACAAAAATGCAAACTCCGCATCTCCTCCAAAAGTTGTAGTTTTGGAAGCGCGAAGTCTTTGCAGCGGTGCGACTGGAAGAAACGGGGGCCACATCAAGTTTTCGCCATATCTGGAATACGCAGGGCTCAAGGCGAGATTTGGGGCGAAGAATGCCAAAAAATTAGTTGCGTTTCAGATACGACATCTGGCCGTCCTACTTGATCTGGTACATAAGAGCGAAAAATTGGAAATTAGTGAGGTCAGAGAAGTTCAGACAGTGGATACTTTTACCGATGAAAAGAAATGGAACGATGCTAAGAGAATGGTGCAAGACTTGAGACAGGATGCTCCTGACTTGGCGGAAGATATCGTGGTTCATGAGGGCATCGAAGCATGCGAA GAACTTCAAATCGACCCTCAACACTGCTATGGCATCATAGCCTACAAGGCTGGAGCACTGTGGCCATATCGCTTTGTGACAGCTCTCTATGAATCCCTGCTCTCAGCATACAGCTCTACTTTTTCTATCGAGACCAACACTCCTGCCACTGAAGTACGAGTAAATTCAGATGATCCCAGGCGACCATTCACTATTCATACACCTCGGGGAAAAATTACTGCAACCCATGTCGTCCATGCGACCGACGCATTTGCAGCGAACCTTTTGCCGGGATTGAAGGGCAAGATTTTCCCTATGCGAGGACATATGACAGCGCAAGAACCTGGGACTTTATTTCCAAAGCTTGACGGTTCCAGGTCATGGAGCTTGATCCACAAACGCGGCTTCGACTATATCACCCAACGCCCAGGAGCCGGTGGTGAGCTCATGGCAGGCGGTGGCGTGGTTCAATCACCAGAAAAGGGAGTGGATGAATTCGGGATTTGGAGAGATGATAAAAGCAGCTACTCCATTGCCGCCTATCTTCATGGTCTCTTGCCTACGATCTTCGGGGCCCACAACTGGGGCGCTGATAACGGTACTAGGGTCAAAATGGCCTGGACTGGCTGTATGGGATTCACGCCAGACCTCCTTCCTTATGTTGGCATTCTAGATCCAAAAATCACCCAGCGAAAAGCACCAAGCCCaacaaaagaaggaaagCAGCCCGCGGAATGGATCTCAGCAGGGTTTCAGGGAGAGGGCATGGTTCTAGCATGGCTATCTGGCATCGCAGTTGGATTGATGTTAGTTGGAGGGGAGAACGAAGTCTTCGAAGAGGCCCCAGGGATACCAGGTGGGAAAATAAGCGAGTGGCTGCCTCAAGAGTTTGTTTGCTCCAAGCGAAGGGTAAATGGTGCAAGCGTGTCTGACCTCGCAATGCTTCTCTAA
- a CDS encoding uncharacterized protein (ID:PFLUO_000348-T1.cds;~source:funannotate) — protein MASIRANCRKIMCIGRNYADHITELNNTKPKQPFFFLKPASSILLPGGGPVLRPKGTNLHYEVELGLVMGKTVRDLDPEDEQGALDAIQSYVLAIDMTARNVQEEAKKKGLPWSIAKGFDTFLPISQEIAKSRIPNPHDAFLRLSVGTTERQADSTSLMLYRIPQQLAQISRVMTLEKGDIVLTGTPKGVGEVRAGDVMKASIEVNGKEIEEGRIEVEVVDREGRYEFKET, from the exons ATGGCGTCCATCCGAGCCAATTGCCGCAAGATCATGTGCATCGGCCGCAACTATGC GGACCACATCACCGAGCTGAACAACACCAAGCCCAAGCagccctttttcttcctcaagCCCGCCTCCTCGATTCTCCTTCCGGGCGGCGGCCCCGTCCTGCGGCCCAAGGGCACGAACCTGCACTATGAGGTGGAACTGGGACTGGTGATGGGCAAGACGGTGCGGGATCTGGACCCGGAGGACGAGCAAGGGGCCCTAGACGCGATTCAGA GCTACGTCCTCGCCATCGACATGACGGCGCGCAACGTGCAAGaggaagcaaagaagaagggccTCCCCTGGTCGATCGCCAAGGGGTTTGACACCTTCCTCCCCATATCGCAGGAGATCGCCAAGTCGCGCATCCCCAACCCGCACGACGCGTTCCTGCGCCTCAGCGTCGGCACCACCGAGCGTCAGGCGGACTCGACCAGTCTGATGCTCTACCGCATTCCGCAGCAACTGGCGCAGATCTCGCGTGTCATGAccctggagaagggcgaTATTGTCCTAACCGGGACGCCTAAGGGAGTGGGCGAGGTCAGGGCCGGGGATGTGATGAAGGCCTCGATTGAGGTTAATGgcaaggagattgaggagggGCGCATTGAGGTTGAGGTTGTGGATCGGGAGGGTCGGTATGAGTTCAAGGAGACCTAG
- a CDS encoding uncharacterized protein (ID:PFLUO_000349-T1.cds;~source:funannotate) — protein MASNDKGLEELPEGMIESNYDEITDSFDAMDLKPELLRGVYAYGFERPSAIQQRAIMPIIKGSDVIAQAQSGTGKTATFSISALQKIDPNLKSCQALILAPTRELAQQIQKVVVAIGDFMSLECHACIGGTNVREDMTALREGPQVVVGTPGRVQDMIQRRVLRTDHMKLFVLDEADEMLSRGFTEQIYDIFQLLPQSTQVTLLSATMPQDVLEVTTKFMRDPVRILVKKQELTLEGIKQFYIAVEKEDWKLDTLSDLYETVTITQAVIFCNTRRKVDWLTDKLTARDFTVSAMHGDMEQGQRDVIMKEFRSGSSRVLIATDLLARGIDVQQVSLVINYDLPANRENYIHRIGRGGRFGRKGVAINFVTADDVRMLREIEQFYSTQVEEMPMNVADLI, from the exons ATGGCTTCCAATGACAAGGGCCTCGAGGAACTTCCCGAGG GAATGATCGAGTCTAACTACGATGAGATCACCGACTCTTTCGACGCTATGGACCTGAAGCCCGAGCTGCTTCGCG GTGTCTACGCCTACGGTTTCGAGCGCCCCTcggccatccagcagcgtgccatcatgcccatcatcAAGG GCAGCGATGTGATCGCTCAGGCCCAGTCCGGTACCGGAAAGACCgccaccttctccatctccgctCTCCAGAAGATCGACCCCAACCTGAAGTCCTGCCAGGCTCTGATTCTCGCTCCTACCCGTGAGCTGGCCCAGCAGATCCAGAAGGTCGTGGTGGCCATTGGTGACTTCATGAGCCTCGAGTGCCACGCCTGTATCGGTGGTACCAACGTCCGTGAGGACATGACCGCTCTCCGCGAGGGCCCCCAGGTCGTCGTCGGTACCCCCGGCCGTGTTCAGGACATGATCCAGCGCCGTGTTCTGCGCACCGACCACATGAAGCTGttcgtcctcgacgaggctgACGAGATGCTGTCG CGTGGTTTCACCGAGCAAATCTACgacatcttccagcttcttccCCAGTCCACCCAGGTTACCCTCCTGTCGGCCACCATGCCCCAGGACGTCCTGGAGGTGACCACCAAGTTCATGCGTGACCCCGTCCGTATCCTGGTCAAGAAGCAGGAACTCACCCTGGAGGGTATCAAGCAGTTCTACATCGCtgtcgagaaggaggacTGGAAGCTGGACACTCTTTCCGACCTCTACGAGACCGTCACCATCACCCAGGCTGTCATCTTCTGCAACACCCGCCGGAAGGTCGACTGGCTCACCGACAAGCTGACTGCCCGTGACTTCACCGTCTCGGCCATGCACGGTGACATGGAGCAGGGCCAGCGTGACGTGATCATGAAGGAGTTCCGCTCCGGCTCTTCGCGTGTGCTGATTGCCACTGACCTGCTGGCCCGTGGTATTGATGTGCAGCAGGTTTCCCTGGTCATCAACTACGACCTGCCCGCCAACCGTGAGAACTACATTCACCGTATcggtcgtggtggtcgttTCGGTCGCAAGGGTGTCGCCATCAACTTCGTCACCGCTGATGATGTGCGCATGCTCCGCGAGATCGAGCAGTTCTACAGCACCCAGGTCGAGGAGATGCCCATGAACGTTGCCGACCTCATCTAA
- a CDS encoding uncharacterized protein (ID:PFLUO_000350-T1.cds;~source:funannotate), which produces MPDITSLPGHPEGTSSVHEAIPSHPLGVKPSGNALLATWSLREAIGPFKRLPDELILTLLEFFDGPSLLRVGRTCKAFYAFTRAEELWKALFVSSELSTFTWRRTWRSTYLNLPASKVPMVDCSHLFSDALYRPFNCAHIALEPFVSNIPTRNQIARFQDLSPDEFLADWTDRPFILTEPVKAWPVYKEWTVGTLLSRYSQTKFRAEAVDWTLRTYGDYMADNSDESPLYLFDRGFVSKMGLTVGPPDQTPEAAYWPPTCFGEDLFSVLGSDRPDRQWLIVGPERSGSKFHKDPNATSAWNAVLRGPKYWIMFPSGEKQHPPPGVYVSEDQSEVTSPLSIAEWLLGFHAEARRTPGCVEGICDEGEILHVPSGWWHLVVNLEPSIAITQNFIPRSHLCAALDFLSSKADQVSGFRKDVRDPYQRFLDGMRQTHPDLLDQALEELQKKADGKKRKWDEIVRGKTGDEAADENAGGFSFGFGDDGSDVEVP; this is translated from the exons ATGCCTGACATCACTTCTCTACCCGGCCATCCAGAGGGGACCAGCAGCGTCCACGAGGCGATTCCCTCGCATCCATTAGGCGTGAAGCCTAGTGGTAATGCGCTCTTGGCCACCTGGAGTTTGCGCGAGGCGATAGGCCCGTTCAAGCGACTGCCCGACGAGTTGATCCTGACGCTGCTGGAGTTTTTCGACGGACCCAGTCTGCTGCGGGTTGGGAGAACTTGCAAAGCATTCTATGCATTTACACGGGCTGAGGAGCTGTGGAAGGCATTATTTGTGAG CTCCGAACTATCCACCTTCacatggagaagaacatggAGATCAACCTATCTCAACCTGCCTGCCTCCAAAGTGCCCATGGTGGACTGCTCCCATCTGTTCTCGGATGCGCTCTACCGGCCCTTCAACTGCGCACACATTGCGCTGGAGCCCTTCGTGTCGAATATTCCCACGCGAAACCAAATTGCGCGTTTCCAGGACTTATCCCCTGATGAATTTCTGGCTGACTGGACAGACCGGCCTTTCATCTTGACCGAGCCAGTCAAGGCCTGGCCAGTGTATAAAGAATGGACAGTGGGCACACTGCTGTCTCGCTACAGCCAGACCAAGTTCCGCGCCGAAGCCGTGGACTGGACGCTGCGCACATACGGCGATTACATGGCGGATAACTCCGACGAGAGTCCGCTATATCTATTCGACCGCGGCTTCGTCTCCAAAATGGGACTGACAGTCGGTCCTCCCGATCAAACACCAGAGGCCGCGTACTGGCCACCGACATGTTTTGGCGAAGATCTCTTCTCAGTTCTGGGCTCAGACCGCCCCGACCGACAGTGGCTCATCGTTGGGCCCGAACGATCCGGAAGCAAATTCCACAAAGATCCCAACGCCACCAGCGCGTGGAATGCCGTGCTCCGCGGCCCGAAGTACTGGATCATGTTTCCCTCCGGCGAGAAGCAGCATCCCCCGCCGGGTGTGTACGTGTCAGAGGATCAGAGCGAGGTCACCTCGCCGCTGAGCATCGCCGAGTGGCTTCTCGGTTTCCACGCTGAGGCACGACGTACTCCCGGATGCGTGGAAGGGATTTgcgacgagggcgagatcCTTCACGTTCCGTCCGGGTGGTGGCACTTGGTCGTGAACTTGGAaccctccatcgccatcactCAGAACTTTATTCCTCGGTCTCACTTGTGCGCGGCACTTGATTTCTTGTCAAGCAAAGCCGACCAGGTATCTGGGTTCAGGAAGGATGTCCGTGACCCATATCAGCGATTTCTGGATGGTATGCGACAGACACACCCCGATCTGTTGGACCAGGCGCTAGAAGAGTTACAGAAGAAGGCAGATGGGAAAAAGCGAAAATGGGATGAGATCGTCCGCGGAAAGACAGGAGATGAAGCCGCAGACGAAAATGCTGGTGGCTTCAGCTTTGGCTTCGGAGACGACGGTAGCGACGTGGAAGTTCCATAA
- a CDS encoding uncharacterized protein (ID:PFLUO_000351-T1.cds;~source:funannotate), with protein MLFTWSAKNLCIIFPQWRITGPLSFLFSLVLIVILTAGYEAVRQITRRYEAAHNQRLNAFTTTSTTGDDEIAAGSSTATANVSAEAVHHQIQDEDSPLLVGRENRAALARRGRITLAALYAAQVFYSFFIMLLFMTYNGMVMLAVAVGAFFGYLLFADGTPAAKTVACH; from the exons ATGCTCTTCACCTGGTCGGCCAAGAACCTCTGTATCATCTTTCCCCAGTGGCGCATCACCGGCCCATtatcctttctcttctccctcgtcctcatcgtcatTCTCACGGCGGGCTACGAGGCCGTCCGCCAAATTACCCGGCGTTACGAAGCTGCCCACAACCAGCGCTTAAACGCGTTTACGACGACTTCCACAACGGGGG ACGATGAGATCGCCGCCGGATcttccactgccactgccaaCGTCTCTGCGGAGGCTGTGCACCACCAGATTCAGGATGAAGACTCACCGCTGCTTGTAGGGAGGGAAAATAGAGCGGCGCTGGCACGTCGAGGACGGATTACCTTGGCTGCGTTGTATGCGGCGCAGGTGTTTTACAGCTTTTTTATCAT GCTTCTCTTCATGACTTATAACGGCATGGTCATGCTTGCGGTCGCTGTTGGCGCGTTCTTCGGATATCTCCTCTTCGCCGACGGCACTCCGGCTGCCAAGACGGTTGCTTGTCATTAA
- a CDS encoding uncharacterized protein (ID:PFLUO_000352-T1.cds;~source:funannotate), with protein MADTTSATAAPTTNGTAAPAGGTSTGGTNAPADQNGTNRGLPYYEKLRRELRDSLQKKRLMDKSMAQLEDQIFRFEQSYLEETTAGNIIRGFDNYIKGSSSGSSLGASGLGLSSSVGGRRKAQVTDSDRVFSRSSASYMVDSPGPSSAQTTPSHAATPTSTPGGVTSSSKNNGDVSSTASGMKATAGSSKNKKKGGSGGSKNTKGKAFDDSDDTGEKPPVKRLKISYGRD; from the exons ATGGCGGACACTacctccgccaccgccgcgccCACGACCAACGGCACCGCGGCCCCGGCAGGCGGCACAAGCACAGGGGGCACGAATGCGCCCGCGGACCAGAACGGGACGAATCGCGGCTTGCCATACTATGAAAAGCTGCGGCGGGAACTGCGTGATTCATTGCAGAAGAAGCGATTGATGGACAAGAGCATG GCTCAACTCGAAGACCAAATCTTCCGCTTCGAACAATCCTACCTCGAAGAAACCACCGCCGGAAATATCATCAGAGGCTTCGACAACTACATCAAGGGCTCATCCAGCGGAAGCAGTCTCGGCGCGTCGGGACTGGGTCTCTCTTCGAGTGTGGGTGGGCGGCGAAAAGCCCAAGTCACCGATTCGGATCGGGTCTTTTCGCGCAGCTCCGCAAGTTACATGGTCGACTCACCCGGCCCGTCGTCTGCACAAACCACTCCGTCCCACGCAGCCACGCCGACGTCCACGCCCGGCGGGGTTACGTCTTCTTCTAAGAATAACGGCGATGTGTCTTCGACTGCCTCGGGTATGAAAGCCACGGCGGGGTCGTCTAAGAATaagaagaagggtggcaGCGGTGGGTCTAAGAATACGAAGGGGAAAGCGTTTGATGATTCAGATGATACTGGGGAGAAGCCACCTGTTAAGCGGTTGAAGATCAGCTATGGGAGAGATTGA
- a CDS encoding uncharacterized protein (ID:PFLUO_000353-T1.cds;~source:funannotate), producing the protein MGGETPKSFPAPASKPLSQLAERPVGRRITKLYTDRLGQFTDTGAYSGQNLVSKYFEAVNSDEDHVKLSVYSVPKLQRPTFKDATSQEFKPTHIGASFGPSWSTHWIRIRLTVPEDMRQKKHLEFHWDANNEGMVWTEDGHPLQGLTGGGERIEWIIPDAWRDGKQHTFYIEMACNGMFGNAPGGDNYQPPSPDRYYTLSKAQITAVNLEARALYYDFWVIGDAAREFPGDSWEAHEANVVANSMIDAFIAGDGSQEGIIEARKVARRYLGDKVDSSKVYSTDTTPIAYAIGHCHIDTCWLWPWAETKRKVARSWSNQCDLMERYPEHRFTCSQAQQFKWLKQYYPSVFDRVKRWVKKGHFQPIGGSWVEHDTNLPSGESLVRQFLYGQRLFESYFGKRCTTFWLPDTFGYSTQLPQLSRLAGMNRFFTQKLSWNNINNFPHTTFRWVSLDGSQVLCHMAPAETYTAEANFGDLRRSITQHKSLDQDKTSLLVFGKGDGGGGPTFGHLEKLRRCRGLSDQTGSLARVQMGGSVDDYFEQLEAKAANGTQFATWYGELYFELHRGTYTTQANNKRNNRKSEFLLREIEFLATLATLRGSDKDFRYPKHEIDEMWEGVLLCQFHDCLPGSSIEMCYDDSNELYAKVFKTGAKLRRDALEALGITGHAASENLVAINTLPWSRSEIVKIPNTLTSSDEPEYALVDGTNGVIPCAEVDFNSTTSALVGEIQPGVFRLMNGKLRIDVQDGVITSLFDLEANREIIAKDGKAGQFVIFDDKPLAWQAWDVEVFHLESRKELRSNKTVIVEQGPHRASVVTETKISDKSWVKTTISLSASVSGEPSYVEMESEVEWQETMKFLKVEFPVDITNTEASYETQYGIMRRPTHFNTSWDMAKFEVCCHKWADLSEHGYGVSILNDSKYGFATSGNMMRLSLLRAPKAPDAHADMGRHHIRYAILPHSGGLDARTVRAGYNFNHPLVLERAGPKASATGSIFKSVSIHGAPSLILDAVKRGEDDEDVSTGDLPSRSGKSVILRVYESLGGKARGSIQSTLPVKRAWKCNILEDDEEELDRRDVDDGSAVDIELRAFEVATFRLQL; encoded by the exons ATGGGTGGAGAAACTCCGAAGTCCTTCCCCGCCCCAGCCTCGAAGCCACTTTCCCAGCTCGCTGAGCGCCCAGTTGGGCGGCGTATCACCAAGCTTTACACTGATCGGCTGGGCCAGTTTACTGACACGGGCGCTTATTCGGGTCAGAACCTGGTGTCGAAATATTTCGAGGCTGTGAACTCAGACGAGGACCATGTCAAGCTATCGGTCTACTCTGTTCCCAAATTGCAGCGACCGACGTTCAAAGATGCAACCTCCCAGGAGTTTAAGCCCACCCACATCGGCGCCTCCTTTGGTCCCAGCTGGTCCACTCATTGGATCCGCATTCGTCTCACTGTCCCCGAGGACATGCGCCAGAAAAAGCATCTGGAGTTCCACTGGGATGCCAACAATGAGGGCATGGTGTGGACGGAGGACGGCCATCCTCTGCAGGGCTTGACGGGCGGCGGAGAGCGTATCGAATGGATCATTCCTGACGCATGGCGTGATGGCAAGCAACACACATTCTATATCGAGATGGCTTGCAATGGAATGTTCGGCAATGCTCCGGGTGGTGATAACTATCAGCCCCCAAGCCCGGATAGGTACTATACACTGAGCAAGGCCCAAATCACAGCCGTGAATCTCGAGGCACGAGCGCTGTACTATGATTTCTGGGTCATCGGTGATGCCGCCCGTGAGTTCCCTGGGGACTCCTGGGAGGCTCACGAAGCCAATGTGGTGGCCAATTCGATGATCGACGCCTTCATAGCTGGCGATGGAAGCCAAGAAGGTATTATAGAGGCACGCAAAGTCGCGAGACGATATCTAGGAGACAAGGTGGACTCGTCCAAGGTCTACTCCACCGACACCACGCCCATCGCTTATGCTATCGGCCACTGCCACATTGATACATGTTGGTTATGGCCTTGGGCTGAGACAAAGCGAAAGGTAGCACGGTCATGGTCGAACCAATGTGATCTGATGGAGCGCTACCCAGAACACCGCTTCACCTGCTCGCAGGCGCAGCAATTCAAATGGCTGAAGCAGTACTATCCGTCCGTCTTCGACCGGGTGAAGCgctgggtgaagaagggcCATTTCCAGCCCATTGGTGGCAGCTGGGTCGAACACGACACTAACTTGCCGAGCGGTGAGTCCCTCGTGCGACAATTCCTCTATGGCCAGAGATTGTTCGAAAGCTACTTTGGCAAACGGTGCACAACCTTTTGGCTGCCGGATACTTTTGGATATTCCACTCAGCTCCCCCAACTCTCTCGCCTGGCTGGCATGAACCGGTTCTTCACCCAGAAGCTGAGTTGGAATAACATCAACAACTTCCCTCATACTACCTTCCGGTGGGTCTCCCTTGACGGTAGCCAGGTGCTGTGCCACATGGCTCCCGCAGAGACTTACACAGCCGAAGCCAACTTCGGCGACCTAAGGCGCAGCATTACGCAGCACAAATCTCTGGACCAGGATAAGACGTCACTGCTTGTCTTTGGTaagggagatggcggcggtggtccCACCTTTGGGCATCTGGAGAAACTGCGCCGCTGCCGAGGTCTGAGTGACCAGACGGGCTCACTGGCCCGGGTGCAGATGGGAGGCTCGGTCGATGACTACTTCGAACAACTAGAAGCAAAGGCGGCCAATGGTACGCAGTTTGCAACGTGGTACGGTGAGCTCTATTTCGAGCTGCACCGGGGCACATATACCACCCAGGCCAACAACAAGCGCAACAATCGCAAGTCAGAGTTCCTTTTACGCGAGATTGAATTCCTAGCTACGTTGGCGACTCTCCGAGGCTCCGATAAGGATTTCAGGTACCCCAAGCACGAAATCGATGAAATGTGGGAGGGCGTTCTTCTGTGTCAGTTCCACGACTGCCTTCCTGGCAGTTCCATCGAGATGTGCTACGACGACTCCAATGAGCTATACGCAAAGGTCTTCAAGACTGGTGCAAAGCTGCGGAGAGACGCTCTGGAAGCTCTTGGGATTACCGGCCACGCAGCTAGCGAGAACTTGGTGGCTATTAACACTCTGCCGTGGTCTCGTTCTGAGATTGTCAAGATCCCGAACACGCTGACCAGTTCCGATGAACCCGAATATGCACTGGTCGATGGGACTAATGGAGTTATCCCATGTGCGGAAGTGGATTTCAATTCCACTACTTCAGCCCTGGTGGGCGAAATCCAACCGGGCGTCTTCCGTCTCATGAATGGCAAGCTCAGAATCGATGTCCAAGATGGCGTTATCACGTCGCTTTTTGACTTAGAAGCAAACCGGGAGATtatcgccaaggatggcaaggcAGGTCAATTCGTCATCTTTGACGATAAACCACTTGCTTGGCAAGCATGGGACGTTGAGGTCTTCCATCTCGAATCGAGGAAAGAGCTGCGCAGCAACAAGACGGTCATTGTGGAACAGGGACCTCACCGCGCCAGTGTCGTGACCGAGACCAAGATCAGTGACAAGAGCTGGGTGAAGACTACCATCAGTTTGTCAGCATCTGTGTCGGGTGAGCCATCGTATGTGGAAATGGAAAGCGAGGTTGAATGGCAGGAGACAATGAAGTTCCTCAAGGTCGAGTTCCCCGTCGATATCACGAACACGGAGGCCTCCTATGAGACTCAATACGGCATCATGCGCCGACCAACTCATTTTAACACAAG CTGGGATATGGCCAAGTTCGAAGTCTGCTGCCACAAATGGGCAGATCTCTCTGAGCACGGATACGGCGTTTCGATCCTCAATGATTCCAAGTATGGCTTCGCTACATCTGGAAACATGATGCGCCTCTCATTGCTCCGTGCTCCCAAAGCGCCTGATGCCCACGCCGACATGGGCCGCCATCACATCCGCTACGCTATCCTGCCCCATTCTGGTGGTCTTGATGCCCGCACCGTGCGCGCTGGGTACAACTTCAACCACCCGCTTGTCCTGGAGCGAGCAGGCCCCAAGGCCTCGGCGACAGGCTCGATTTTCAAGTCTGTGTCCATCCACGGTGCTCCGTCTCTTATTCTGGATGCCGTCAAGCGTGGtgaggacgacgaagatgttTCGACTGGCGATCTCCCCTCGCGGTCTGGGAAGAGTGTTATTTTGCGCGTTTATGAGTCGCTCGGTGGAAAGGCTCGTGGGTCCATTCAGAGTACTCTCCCTGTCAAACGGGCCTGGAAGTGCAATATcctcgaggatgatgaggaggaatTGGATCGCCGagatgtggatgatggcTCGGCTGTGGATATTGAGCTGAGAGCCTTTGAAGTCGCTACGTTCCGCTTGCAACTGTGA